The following proteins come from a genomic window of Manduca sexta isolate Smith_Timp_Sample1 chromosome 2, JHU_Msex_v1.0, whole genome shotgun sequence:
- the LOC115452969 gene encoding uncharacterized protein LOC115452969 yields the protein MLVVLCVCLFVAVQGHSQPVNDADMETALMPQELNPAFVSRKDEPWRAVMPVTRRRRFTELSSNTSVAEQVKRYSRIVACVVLAMSALVEIVLYFIEFYYES from the exons ATGTTGgttgttttatgtgtttgtcTGTTTGTCGCGGTACAAGGTCATAGt CAACCAGTTAACGATGCGGACATGGAAACAGCGCTCATGCCGCAAGAACTCAACCCAGCCTTCGTGTCGAGAAAG GACGAGCCGTGGCGCGCCGTGATGCCGGTAACACGTCGCCGCCGCTTCACAGAGTTGTCGAGCAACACAAGCGTTGCTGAGCAAGTGAAGCGGTACAGTCGCATCGTGGCTTGCGTCGTTCTCGCTATGTCGGCCCTTGTTGAAATTGTTTTGTACTTTATCGAGTTTTACTATGAGAGCTGA
- the LOC115452968 gene encoding uncharacterized protein LOC115452968 — protein MKTHILLIFSLVSVRCIRNDPTVYTRAKRDTSGALHILTNHAQPIHADVKQERNGDTNDKRCSGNHLPASIEPGVVFQVLPPSNVGYELKSLRKSSPLTNKLDLIRSISRVATLSVLLISAILEFYPMLQHLYYTIYSFVYFK, from the exons ATGAAAACacatatattgttaatattcaGTTTAGTGTCTGTACGCTGTATTAGAAAT GATCCTACTGTCTATACAAGAGCTAAAAGAGATACATCAGGAGCTCTTCACATCTTGACTAACCACGCCCAGCCAATCCACGCAGATGTTAAACAAGAGAGAAACGGAGACACCAATGATAAA CGGTGCAGTGGTAACCACCTGCCCGCATCAATAGAGCCTGGAGTTGTATTCCAG GTACTGCCACCAAGCAACGTTGGGTACGAGCTAAAATCACTCAGAAAATCCTCGCCACTCACAAATAAATTAGATTTGATCAGAAGCATCAGTAGAGTGGCCACACTTTCTGTACTTTTAATATCCGCCATTTTGGAATTTTATCCGATGCTGCAGCATTTGTATTACactatttatagttttgtttattttaaataa